The following nucleotide sequence is from Halanaerobiales bacterium.
CACACATATATGTCGCCCTAAATCTATAACAGCTTCTAAAGATCTTCTCAAATGATGTTCAGCAATAGCAAAATAATCATCATTATTTTTAAATTCTTGCTTTGAAAGCTTAGAAATTTCTTTTAATCTCTTTAAAGAATTTTTAATTATACTAATTCTATCTAAAACAACCTCTCTATTAACCATAAAATTACCTCCCACTTAGTATCTTTTCTTCTAATTCTTTATAATAAAGTTCAAGTTCTTTTTTAAAATCAAGCCCCTTACAAATGACCATATCTTCATAATCTAAACGTTTCTCTTTATCCGCAGAATAAATAACTTCTCCTTTAGTAATAACTTTAAAGGGGATTTTCAAACCTGAATTTTGTAAAAAAAGAAGGTCTATTTTTGAAAAATCAAAAATACTTACTAATTCATTTTTAAAACTCATATAAAAATTAACATCATTTAATTTGTCTTTTTCTGATTCAAAAAAAACAACTCCCAGATCCAGATCACTAAACTTATCAGTCTTTTCACCTAACTGAGATCCAAATAAATAAATTGCCAACACTCCATTTTCTTTGCAGTAATTTTGCAATTTATCATAATCTATTTTCTTTTTTATTTTTTTATTCAAATTAATCACCTAACTTCTCTTTAATCTTTTTCATAAAATCCATTAATTCACTTTTAGTTCCTTCAATTTCTACTTCATTAACCTTATCCCAACTGCCTGCTAAAGGTCCAGAAGTTACTTCAATAGCTATATTAGCATCTTCTAAGATCCAGTACTTCCCCTCTTTTTCAAACCCTAAAGGACTTAAAACAGAATTTATATTTTTTTCTTTTTCTTGCCATTTCAAATAAAAGTTTTCTTTTTTCTTTACCACGAGGTGGAGCTTCACTTTCAGTTATATTTACTTCATCTCTAAGC
It contains:
- a CDS encoding nucleotidyltransferase domain-containing protein, with translation MNKKIKKKIDYDKLQNYCKENGVLAIYLFGSQLGEKTDKFSDLDLGVVFFESEKDKLNDVNFYMSFKNELVSIFDFSKIDLLFLQNSGLKIPFKVITKGEVIYSADKEKRLDYEDMVICKGLDFKKELELYYKELEEKILSGR